The stretch of DNA TCTTCCACGTCGACGGCTACACCGTCTGGGGGGCGACCGGACGGATGCTCGTTCAACTGCTCGAACTGACGACGGACTGGCGGATGCCGTCGAAGGTGGACCGCGTGGTCGGGCCGGACGCGGAGTATCCGATCTGATTACGACTCGGCGCCCGCGCCTTCGTGTTCGTCCTCGTCTTCGTCCACCGCCGCCTCGTCCGGCTCTTCGACGACCGCCACCTCGGTCCCGTCGGCGTGTTTCGGGACTTCGATGCGGAGGGTTCCGTTCTTGTTCAGCGTCGCCGACGCCTCGTCGGCCGCCACGTCGGCGTCCGGCGGGAGACGGGCGCGGCCGTCGAGCGAGAGGCCGCGGCCCGGGAACCGCATCTCGAAGCCCTCGTGGAAGTCGCGAAAGCGGTCGAGCCGAACCTGCACCTCGCCCTCGACGTAGCGAACCTGCACGTCGCTGCGGGTGATCCCCGGTGCGTCGAAGACGACGAGATACGCGTCTTGCGACTCCAACACGTCGTACGAGAGCGGCTTTCGTTCCTGCACCTTCCCGACGCCGCGGCCGACCCGTTCTAGAACGGCGTTGGCCGCCGACTTGCCGAACTCCTTGAAGCCGGTCATAGTTCGATCTCTTCGAGGCAGTCGGTGCCGCCACAGAGCGGGCAGGAGAGGTCGGCGACGGTGTGATCGTCGGCGATGTCGTAGGTGTAGTGGTTCTCGAACATGTCGAGCTCGCAGTCGCCGCTCGTACACTTGATCTCCTTCGTTGCAGGCATAGCGATAGATTAGGGTGCGCGACTAATCAACATTAGCCTTCGTGGGAGGGCGTCACTCGTCCCCGACGGATCGGCCGGCGTGAATGGTGACCTCGGCGTCGGCGGCGAAACGCAGGAGTGCCCGGTCGCCGGCGTCGAGTCGCCGAAGCCGGTCCGCACGGGGGTGGTCGCCGAGGGTCATCGAGAACGCGCGGCTCGCCGGCCACGCGCCGACGTGACCGTCGACGGTCAGCCGTTCGCGAAGCAGGCGGCCGTCCATCGTGGTGTAGCTGGTCGCCGACAGACGGGTGTCGACCGTCGGCGGCCGGTCGACGGAGAGGTCGACGAACCGCTCGCCGTCGACGGTGACCGTCGTGTGTCGCGTCGCCCTCCGGTCGCGGTGGGTCACGTTGGCGACGGTCTTCGGATATCCCCAGATGTCGACACCAAGCGCCCGCGCGGGATCGGTGGTGACCGGGAGGAAGTCGACGTAGCCGCCGCGTGCCCCACCGCCGAACACCCCGAGGCGTCGGCAGGGACGGCCGGAAGGACGACGCCGAACTCGTCGTACGGCTCGATGTCGCACCCGCCGATGCGGTCGTAGGCGACCGAGAGGAGAGCCACGGCGGCGTGGGTGGGTGTCGCCCGGACCGGCCGCAGGCTCTCGGGGAGGAGCGAGCGAACCCCGGACCGCGATGCGGGGAGGACGACGCCCAGAACGCGTGCCGTCGTCGAGAGCGGAAGTTCGACCCGATGGCCGGTCGAGAGCGTCGCCGCGGCGCCGTCGGTGCCGCCCGGGCGCGACACGTCGGCAGTCATCCGGCGGGCCGTATCTCGGCGGGGACGCCGTCGCCCGGGCGGAGCGTCGGCGTCACCCGCAGATCGTCGAGGGCGTCCTGTGGCACGTCGACGTCGAAGTCGCGGATCAGGCGCGCGAGCGTCAGCGTCGCCCCGGAGAGGGCGAACTGCTTGCCGACGCAGGCGTGCGGGCCGGACGAGAACGCGAAGTACGCCGGCGTGTCGTTCGGGCTGCGACGCTCCCAGCGGTCCGGATCGAAGGTAGCCGGATCGTCGAAGTAGCGGTCCGAGCGGTGGATCGACCACTGGGGCATGATGACTGCCGCCCCCTCGTCGACGCGGTAGTCGCCGAGGCGGGCCTTCCGGTTGGCCCGACGGAACACCGCCCACGCCGGGGGGTAGAGCCGGAGCGCTTCGTGGTAGACCTGCATCGTGTACGAGAGGTCGCGCACGTCGCCGTGGCTCGGCGGGCCGTCGCCCAAGACCGCCTCGGCCTCCTCGCGGACCCGTTCGCGGACGTCGGGATACCACGAGAGGAGCGCAGTCGTGTAGGTGAGGCTCAGCGCCGTCGTCTCGTGGCCGGCGATGAGGAACGTCGACACCTCGTCGCGGATCTGGTTCTCGGGGTAGTCGACGTCGGGGTCGTCCTCGGCTTGGAGGAGCATCGTCACCATGTTTCGTCCGGGGGTGCCCTCCTCGATGAGCCGGCGACGGCGCTCGATGATGTCCTCGCTCAGGTCGCGAATGCCCGCCGCGGCCTCGCGAAACTCGGGCGAGATGCGACTCGGGAGCCAGTCCGGGCCGACGCTCGCGAGGTCGAACTCGAACTCCGTGCCCGCGGCTTGCATCCACTCGTGGAACCGCTCGGCGCGGTCGGGGCCGATGTCCTCACCGAGCAACACCTCCGAGGCGACGCGGACGGTCATCCGGGTCATCTCGCGGTGGAGGTTGGTCTCGAACCGGCCGCGGTCGGCCCAGTCGTCCGCGATGGTCGCGACGCGCTCGCCGACGCTGTTGGCGTATGCTCGCACCTGGCGACTATCGAACGCGG from Haloplanus salinus encodes:
- a CDS encoding Hsp20/alpha crystallin family protein — encoded protein: MTGFKEFGKSAANAVLERVGRGVGKVQERKPLSYDVLESQDAYLVVFDAPGITRSDVQVRYVEGEVQVRLDRFRDFHEGFEMRFPGRGLSLDGRARLPPDADVAADEASATLNKNGTLRIEVPKHADGTEVAVVEEPDEAAVDEDEDEHEGAGAES
- a CDS encoding DUF7559 family protein, translating into MPATKEIKCTSGDCELDMFENHYTYDIADDHTVADLSCPLCGGTDCLEEIEL
- a CDS encoding cytochrome P450 encodes the protein MPQALPTPPQAGLLNAMRFGQDTFRFLEVMQSRYPDGVAVPIPGRAPLVVLTNPELVRDALSRPDTFGRVPAQESAALIAEHGLVQSDGPLWRQQRSIMNPAFDSRQVRAYANSVGERVATIADDWADRGRFETNLHREMTRMTVRVASEVLLGEDIGPDRAERFHEWMQAAGTEFEFDLASVGPDWLPSRISPEFREAAAGIRDLSEDIIERRRRLIEEGTPGRNMVTMLLQAEDDPDVDYPENQIRDEVSTFLIAGHETTALSLTYTTALLSWYPDVRERVREEAEAVLGDGPPSHGDVRDLSYTMQVYHEALRLYPPAWAVFRRANRKARLGDYRVDEGAAVIMPQWSIHRSDRYFDDPATFDPDRWERRSPNDTPAYFAFSSGPHACVGKQFALSGATLTLARLIRDFDVDVPQDALDDLRVTPTLRPGDGVPAEIRPAG
- a CDS encoding acetoacetate decarboxylase family protein encodes the protein MFGGGARGGYVDFLPVTTDPARALGVDIWGYPKTVANVTHRDRRATRHTTVTVDGERFVDLSVDRPPTVDTRLSATSYTTMDGRLLRERLTVDGHVGAWPASRAFSMTLGDHPRADRLRRLDAGDRALLRFAADAEVTIHAGRSVGDE